In Saccharothrix violaceirubra, the following are encoded in one genomic region:
- a CDS encoding very short patch repair endonuclease, with amino-acid sequence MSDHGHVPQLETTAEVRARMSRQRSRDTGIEVALRRELHRLGLRYRVHRRPVKAVRREADVVFGPAKVAVFVDGCFWHGCPTHGTWPKRNGEFWRKKIETNQSRDLNTDRVLEEAGWLAVRVWEHEDPAEAAIRVLAAVGERRKPPTTRHTPGPPAESA; translated from the coding sequence ATGAGCGATCATGGACACGTGCCGCAACTGGAGACCACGGCCGAGGTCCGCGCCAGGATGAGCAGGCAACGCTCCCGCGACACCGGGATCGAGGTGGCCCTGCGCCGCGAACTGCACCGGCTGGGCTTGCGCTACCGCGTCCACCGCCGCCCTGTGAAGGCCGTACGCCGCGAGGCCGACGTGGTCTTCGGCCCGGCGAAGGTCGCGGTGTTCGTCGACGGCTGCTTCTGGCACGGCTGCCCGACCCACGGGACGTGGCCCAAGCGCAACGGCGAGTTCTGGCGCAAGAAGATCGAAACCAACCAGTCCCGCGACCTGAACACCGACCGGGTCCTGGAGGAGGCCGGTTGGCTGGCCGTGCGGGTGTGGGAACACGAGGACCCGGCCGAAGCCGCCATCCGCGTCCTGGCCGCGGTCGGTGAACGCCGCAAACCGCCGACCACCCGACACACCCCAGGCCCACCCGCCGAGAGTGCCTGA
- a CDS encoding DNA cytosine methyltransferase yields the protein MPSVLSMIDLFAGCGGMTSGFAKAGYTPVLAVEWNHHAAATYAANFGEDHIRHTDIATIRDKDIPQADVIVGGPPCQGFSNLGSRNIDDPRNSLWREYLRFVRRANPSVFVIENVDRFLTSSEFALLKDEIDGYHLSAGILHAADFGVPQRRRRAIVIGSRIGPIPLPTPTHDRWHPVRAVLDGLPERPATTALPATGTDFLGTRVPGVYKSADLHIGRNPTPLSLRRYRHIPPGGGRFDLPVELMPRCWREKKTGTTDVMGRLRWDQPSLTVRTEFYKPEKGRYLHPQWEPGEHGHRVDRPITHLEAARLQSFPDEFRWCGTKVEIARQIGNAVPPQLARSIAEHLRPYLTGGAPTVPTCPLCHTFE from the coding sequence ATGCCGAGTGTGCTGTCGATGATCGACCTGTTCGCCGGTTGCGGCGGCATGACCTCCGGTTTCGCCAAGGCCGGCTACACCCCGGTCCTGGCCGTCGAGTGGAACCACCACGCCGCGGCGACCTACGCGGCCAACTTCGGCGAAGACCACATCCGCCACACCGACATCGCCACCATCCGCGACAAGGACATCCCACAAGCGGACGTGATCGTCGGCGGCCCTCCGTGCCAGGGCTTCTCCAACCTGGGCTCCCGCAACATCGACGACCCCCGCAACTCCCTGTGGCGCGAGTACCTCCGCTTCGTCCGCAGGGCGAACCCGTCGGTGTTCGTGATCGAGAACGTGGACCGCTTCCTCACCTCGTCCGAGTTCGCCCTGCTCAAGGACGAGATCGACGGCTACCACCTCAGCGCCGGCATCCTGCACGCCGCCGACTTCGGCGTGCCCCAGCGCCGCCGCCGCGCGATCGTCATCGGTTCCCGCATCGGCCCGATCCCGCTGCCCACGCCCACCCACGACCGCTGGCACCCCGTCCGCGCCGTGCTCGACGGCCTGCCCGAACGCCCGGCCACGACCGCGCTGCCCGCCACCGGGACCGACTTCCTCGGCACCCGTGTCCCCGGCGTGTACAAGAGCGCCGACCTGCACATCGGCCGCAACCCCACGCCGCTGTCGCTGCGGCGCTACCGGCACATCCCGCCCGGCGGCGGTCGGTTCGACCTGCCGGTGGAGCTGATGCCGCGCTGCTGGCGGGAGAAGAAGACCGGCACCACCGACGTGATGGGCCGCCTGCGCTGGGACCAGCCGTCGCTGACCGTGCGCACCGAGTTCTACAAGCCGGAGAAGGGCCGCTACCTGCACCCGCAGTGGGAACCCGGCGAACACGGCCACCGCGTCGACCGGCCGATCACCCACCTGGAGGCCGCCCGCCTCCAGTCCTTCCCCGACGAGTTCCGCTGGTGCGGCACCAAGGTCGAGATCGCCCGCCAGATCGGCAACGCCGTGCCGCCCCAACTCGCCCGCTCGATCGCCGAGCACCTGCGTCCGTACCTGACCGGCGGCGCCCCGACCGTGCCCACCTGCCCGCTCTGCCACACCTTCGAGTGA